A single genomic interval of Zingiber officinale cultivar Zhangliang chromosome 4A, Zo_v1.1, whole genome shotgun sequence harbors:
- the LOC121972705 gene encoding uncharacterized protein LOC121972705, which produces MTTTIASATGPTKTTPLVTPRVCFSFAAYAKAVVAHLRASGVPIAPGLSHDEFAAVESAYRFEFPPDIRSILREGLPVGPGFPNWRSASRQQLRLLLGLPTAAILREVSAGDFWPTSWAPRPENPSFSSDAREFLRRAPTLVPIYRQFYIPASPCLAGNPVFYVRGGDVKLAGLDLADFFRTERPRGWAAGAPVPAWAATSARRVDFWTDLAEEAAWRERERICSPWEARVEQLLQEARQRLKEAGWAEEEVAEMISPASDAPAVGDSPCSEIRGEGGVLRHVKLLSLALLRGGWSAGEVVESMGWTTKRAAAGEAEHKSISASKRPESKWLFFELKK; this is translated from the coding sequence ATGACGACGACGATCGCCTCGGCGACCGGTCCGACGAAGACGACTCCGCTCGTCACTCCTAGAGTGTGCTTCTCCTTTGCGGCCTACGCCAAGGCGGTCGTTGCGCACCTCCGCGCTTCCGGCGTCCCCATCGCCCCCGGCCTCTCCCACGACGAGTTCGCCGCAGTCGAGTCCGCCTACCGCTTCGAGTTCCCCCCAGACATCCGTTCCATTCTCCGCGAGGGCCTCCCCGTCGGCCCTGGCTTCCCCAACTGGCGCTCTGCCTCGCGGCAGCAGCTCCGCCTCCTCCTCGGCCTCCCAACCGCCGCAATCCTCCGCGAGGTCTCCGCCGGGGACTTCTGGCCCACTTCGTGGGCGCCCCGCCCTGAGAACCCCAGTTTCTCTTCCGATGCGAGGGAATTCCTCCGCCGCGCCCCGACGCTGGTCCCTATTTACCGGCAATTCTACATTCCGGCGTCGCCCTGCCTCGCCGGAAACCCGGTCTTCTACGTCCGTGGAGGAGACGTGAAGCTTGCGGGGCTGGACCTAGCGGACTTCTTCCGGACGGAGCGGCCGCGAGGCTGGGCTGCAGGCGCACCGGTGCCGGCGTGGGCGGCGACGTCCGCGAGGAGGGTGGACTTTTGGACGGATCTGGCCGAGGAGGCCGCGTGGCGGGAGAGGGAACGAATCTGCTCGCCGTGGGAGGCGAGGGTGGAGCAGCTGCTACAGGAGGCGAGGCAGCGGCTGAAAGAAGCCGGGTGGGCCGAAGAGGAGGTGGCGGAAATGATCTCACCGGCATCGGACGCTCCAGCCGTCGGTGACTCCCCGTGCTCAGAGATAAGGGGCGAGGGCGGCGTGCTGCGCCACGTGAAGCTTCTCTCCCTTGCGTTGCTCCGCGGCGGTTGGAGCGCCGGCGAGGTGGTGGAGTCAATGGGGTGGACGACGAAGAGAGCGGCGGCCGGAGAGGCGGAACACAAATCGATCAGCGCGTCTAAGCGACCCGAATCAAAATGGCTCTTTttcgaattaaaaaaataa
- the LOC121970794 gene encoding sucrose-phosphatase 2-like: MTLIQRSIRPKSSDPVRCHRPASSSPRVIYPFSSPRATGAKDLSFFTYHLLRTERPQLRIRCTHAMSSLAYKEMDRFSAPARLMIVSDLDNTMVDHHDPENTSLLRFNAMWESIYRHNSLLVFSTGRSPTLYKQLRKEKPLLTPDITIMSVGTEITYGDSMVPDEGWEVVLNKAWNRNIALEEAGKFPQLKLQPETEQRPHKVSFYVDKGHAQEVLKSLPGIFKSRGLDVKIIYSGGIDLDILPQGAGKGEALSYLLKKFKEAGKLPLNTLACGDSGNDAELFSISDVYGVMVSNAQEELLQWHAENAKGNSKIIHATERCAAGIIEAIAHFGLGPNISPRDSLDLLSYKPEDINPAIILVTLYIAYERWRQAAAENYESFIQSLKTICHPSGTIIHPSGVEQSLHEWIDTLRPYYGDKQGKKFLVWVDRAFTSKIGSDTLLVKFDKWELTDEGRNGCVTTFVLNSKPDSPGSFSLVHIHQTWLEGFAASTDDAWIF; this comes from the exons ATGACTTTGATTCAAAGAAGCATTCGACCGAAGAGTTCGGATCCAGTCCGCTGCCATCGTCCTGCCTCTTCCTCCCCTCGTGTGATCTATCCATTCTCCTCGCCCAGAGCGACCGGAGCTAAAGATCTCAGCTTTTTTACCTATCATCTCCTCCGCACGGAACGTCCCCAGCTTCGGATTCGGTGTACCCACGCTATGTCCTCTCTG GCTTACAAGGAAATGGATAGGTTCAGTGCCCCTGCTCGTCTCATGATTGTTTCGGATCTCGATAACACGATG gtaGATCATCATGACCCTGAGAACACGTCGTTGCTTAGGTTCAATGCTATGTGGGAGTCCATTTACCGCCACAATTCCCTGCTAGTATTCTCGACCGGGAGATCACCCACACTTTACAAGCAGCTAAGGAAAGAGAAACCACTATTAACACCTGATATAACAATAATGTCAGTGGGCACCGAGATCACTTATGGTGACTCCATGGTACCTGATGAGGGATGGGAAGTTGTCCTTAATAAAGCATGGAATAGGAACATTGCTCTTGAGGAAGCAGGAAAATTTCCCCAGTTAAAGCTTCAG CCAGAAACTGAGCAGAGGCCACACAAGGTCAGCTTCTACGTGGATAAAGGGCATGCTCAAGAGGTTTTAAAATCACTTCCAGGCATTTTCAAAAGCCGCGGG CTAGATGTAAAAATAATCTACAGTGGTGGTATTGATCTTGACATATTACCACAAGGCGCTGGCAAAGGTGAAGCTCTTTCATATTTGCTCAAAAAATTCAAGGAAGCTGGAAAACTGCCACTTAACACTCTTGCATGTGGTGATTCCGGGAATGATGCTGAGCTATTTAGCATTTCAGATGTTTATGGTGTCATG GTCAGCAATGCCCAAGAGGAGTTACTGCAATGGCATGCTGAAAATGCAAAAGGAAATTCTAAGATAATTCATGCCACCGAAAGGTGTGCTGCAGGTATTATTGAAGCTATTGCCCATTTTGGGCTAGGTCCTAATATCTCTCCAAGAGATAGTTTGGATCTCTTGTCTTACAAGCCAGAAGATATTAATCCAGCAATTATACTAGTTACACTTTACATTGCATATGAGAGGTGGCGCCAGGCTGCAGCTGAAAATTATGAATCATTTATCCAAAGTTTGAAGACAATATGT CATCCAAGTGGGACTATTATCCATCCATCTGGAGTTGAACAATCTCTCCACGAATGGATAGACACACTTAGACCATACTACGGTGATAAACAAGGTAAAAAGTTCCTAGTCTGGGTAGATAGAGCATTCACTTCAAAGATTGGTTCAGACACATTGCTTGTAAAGTTTGATAAGTGGGAACTAACTG ATGAAGGGCGAAATGGTTGCGTGACGACCTTTGTACTCAACTCAAAG CCCGACAGCCCAGGCAGCTTCAGCTTGGTACACATTCATCAGACCTGGCTCGAAGGGTTCGCAGCGAGCACCGACGATGCCTGGATCTTCTAA